The Porphyrobacter sp. HT-58-2 genome has a window encoding:
- a CDS encoding hydantoinase/oxoprolinase family protein: MTYRLGVDVGGTFTDLLLFDEASGAFWRHKTPSTPHDSSEGILNGVKAIMATAGITAEDITYFLHGTTVATNAVLEGKGAKVGLVTTQGYRDIMQIARSYVPGGLAAWIVWPKPQPLARLEHTVEVPGRMDAQGREVAPLDEDAVRAALRKLKGERVEALTVSLMNAYLNGAHEARIGAIAAEELPGIPVSLSHEVLPEMQEYERTLSTVANAAVRPVVSKYVSNLRTKLEAEGLKGRLSLLRSDGGLMSSQKAEEHPVNILMSGPAGGVTGALWVAKNAGFENILTLDVGGTSTDVALIQGLEPRRQRTTEVGHLSVRASALDVKTVGAGGGSIAHVPQLTGALRVGPESAGAVPGPVAYNKGGTLPTVTDANVVLGYLPEDLLGGSFKLDREGAKAAVQTIADALGVTLMEAARGIIDIVNENMFGALRMISVQQGYDPREFALMGFGGAGPLHVNAVARLMGSWPAISPVSPGVLCALGDATTRMRTETARSFSRLAKDTTIADLVAVLDEMAAQTRSELLADGIPEDQITSLFEIDVRYAGQAFEVPLTITQDILQTDGIEGILARFDEEHLRLFTFNMDTPHEIVNLRAVAQGQAPALPAAQLPKGDGNPAAAKIRDHVMWIGGEERPAVIYDRARLRQGDVIEGPAIITEMDSTTLVEHDCRATVDAVGNILITLKAEG; the protein is encoded by the coding sequence ATGACGTACAGGCTGGGTGTGGATGTGGGCGGGACTTTTACCGACCTGCTGCTGTTCGACGAGGCGAGCGGGGCCTTCTGGCGGCACAAGACCCCCTCGACCCCGCATGATTCCTCGGAAGGCATCCTCAACGGGGTAAAGGCGATCATGGCGACGGCCGGGATCACAGCCGAGGACATCACCTACTTCCTCCACGGGACGACCGTGGCGACCAACGCAGTGCTGGAAGGCAAGGGCGCGAAGGTCGGTCTGGTGACGACGCAGGGCTATCGCGACATCATGCAGATCGCGCGCTCCTATGTGCCCGGCGGGCTGGCAGCGTGGATCGTGTGGCCCAAGCCGCAGCCTTTGGCGCGGCTTGAGCATACCGTCGAAGTGCCGGGGCGCATGGATGCACAAGGCCGCGAAGTCGCCCCGCTTGATGAAGACGCGGTGCGCGCCGCATTGCGCAAGCTCAAGGGCGAGCGTGTAGAGGCGCTGACCGTCAGCCTGATGAACGCCTACCTCAACGGCGCGCACGAAGCCCGCATTGGAGCAATCGCTGCCGAGGAACTGCCCGGCATCCCGGTCTCGCTCTCCCACGAAGTCCTGCCCGAAATGCAGGAGTATGAGCGCACCCTCTCGACCGTCGCCAATGCCGCGGTGCGGCCGGTGGTGTCGAAATATGTCTCGAACCTTCGCACCAAGCTGGAGGCCGAGGGGCTCAAGGGCCGCCTCTCGCTGCTGCGTTCCGATGGCGGCCTTATGAGCAGCCAGAAGGCCGAAGAGCACCCCGTCAACATCCTCATGTCCGGCCCCGCCGGCGGGGTGACGGGCGCGTTGTGGGTGGCGAAGAATGCGGGCTTTGAAAACATCCTGACGCTCGATGTCGGCGGCACCTCGACCGACGTGGCGCTGATCCAGGGGCTTGAGCCGCGCCGCCAACGCACGACCGAGGTCGGCCATCTGTCGGTCCGCGCCTCGGCATTGGATGTGAAGACCGTGGGCGCAGGCGGTGGCTCTATCGCCCACGTGCCGCAACTCACCGGCGCGCTGCGCGTCGGGCCGGAGAGCGCGGGCGCGGTGCCCGGCCCGGTCGCCTACAACAAGGGCGGCACGCTGCCGACCGTGACCGACGCCAACGTGGTGCTCGGCTACCTCCCCGAAGACCTCCTCGGCGGCAGCTTCAAGCTCGACCGCGAGGGCGCCAAGGCGGCGGTCCAGACCATCGCCGATGCGCTGGGCGTGACGCTGATGGAGGCCGCGCGCGGGATCATCGACATCGTCAACGAGAACATGTTCGGCGCGTTGCGGATGATCTCGGTGCAGCAAGGCTACGACCCGCGCGAGTTTGCGCTGATGGGCTTCGGCGGGGCGGGTCCGCTGCATGTCAATGCGGTGGCGCGGCTGATGGGCAGCTGGCCGGCGATCTCGCCCGTCTCGCCCGGCGTGCTCTGCGCCTTGGGCGATGCCACCACCCGGATGCGCACGGAAACCGCGCGCAGCTTCTCGCGCCTCGCCAAGGACACCACCATCGCCGATCTCGTCGCGGTGCTGGACGAAATGGCCGCCCAAACCCGCAGCGAATTGCTGGCCGATGGCATCCCCGAAGACCAGATCACATCCCTGTTCGAAATCGACGTGCGCTATGCCGGGCAGGCCTTCGAGGTGCCGCTGACGATCACGCAGGACATTCTCCAGACAGACGGCATCGAAGGCATCCTCGCCCGTTTCGACGAGGAGCACCTGCGGCTGTTCACCTTCAACATGGATACTCCGCATGAAATCGTGAACCTGCGCGCCGTGGCGCAGGGGCAGGCCCCTGCCCTCCCCGCCGCGCAGCTCCCCAAGGGCGATGGCAACCCCGCCGCCGCCAAGATCCGCGACCACGTGATGTGGATCGGCGGCGAGGAGCGGCCTGCCGTGATCTACGACCGCGCCCGCTTGCGTCAGGGCGACGTCATCGAAGGCCCGGCGATCATCACCGAGATGGATTCGACCACGCTGGTCGAACATGATTGCCGCGCCACGGTCGACGCAGTCGGCAACATTCTGATTACTCTCAAGGCGGAGGGCTAA
- a CDS encoding hydantoinase B/oxoprolinase family protein, translated as MPARIIEPNTTPFAKVAIDPVTLDIIENALRNARIEMDATLVRTAMSPGIREQGDAFPLISDPAGKMIVGQFGSFIDGFLQSYDGTIEDGDMIFLSDPYSCGGAISHSNDWLVLLPVFKDGRLLAYTAMFGHQSDIGGSVPGSMPIGASSIFEEGVRIPPVKIWKRGEYNEDLMKLVMHQTRKPDWCQADLNALIASCRVAARRVIEMADRFGDDVYVSATQELLARNHRAMKALLAMAVAEEPVSFEDYICDDGKGYGPYKIRCTMWREGDRVILDFEGTDPQSAASINFFLNENMFKMFFGIYMIMVFDPQILFNDGFYDLIEVRIPEGSLLKPHFPAALSGRTHALGRIFDILGGLLGQKTPEFLNAAGFSSSPHLFYSGWDAREDGTRDWFQLFQIGFGGIPGRPLGDGPDGHSLWPGFTNVPNEFLERYFPLRIERYSTAPDSGGAGLHRGGNGIHMTYRFLADGEIAIHDDRWFVPPWGVNGGHPGARARKVLERADGTSEIVGNKVESVAVKAGDLLHFITWGGGGWGDPLARDPELVGLEIRQGLVTPEGARAYGVVADGEGVVDTAATAALRADMSANRGDLPLFDYGPGIEALRANCEAETGLPAPIQPVWTTLREAAE; from the coding sequence ATGCCGGCTCGCATCATCGAACCCAACACCACTCCTTTTGCCAAGGTCGCAATCGACCCGGTGACGCTCGACATCATCGAGAACGCGCTGAGGAACGCCCGCATCGAAATGGACGCGACCCTCGTGCGCACCGCCATGAGCCCCGGCATCCGCGAACAGGGCGATGCCTTCCCGCTGATCTCCGATCCCGCCGGCAAAATGATCGTCGGCCAGTTCGGCAGCTTCATCGACGGCTTCCTGCAAAGCTATGACGGCACGATCGAGGACGGGGACATGATCTTCCTGTCCGATCCCTATTCCTGCGGCGGCGCGATCAGCCACTCGAACGACTGGCTGGTGCTGCTCCCGGTGTTCAAGGACGGGCGGTTGCTCGCCTACACTGCGATGTTCGGCCACCAGAGCGACATCGGCGGGAGCGTGCCGGGTTCGATGCCGATCGGCGCGTCCTCGATCTTCGAGGAAGGCGTGCGCATCCCCCCCGTCAAGATCTGGAAGCGCGGCGAATATAACGAAGACCTGATGAAGCTGGTGATGCACCAGACCCGCAAGCCCGACTGGTGTCAGGCGGACCTCAACGCCCTGATCGCCTCGTGCCGCGTCGCCGCGCGCCGCGTGATCGAGATGGCCGACCGCTTCGGCGACGATGTCTATGTCTCGGCCACGCAGGAGCTGCTCGCGCGCAACCACCGCGCGATGAAGGCGCTGCTGGCGATGGCGGTGGCCGAGGAACCGGTGAGCTTCGAGGATTACATCTGCGACGACGGCAAGGGCTACGGCCCCTACAAGATCCGCTGCACCATGTGGCGCGAGGGTGACCGCGTGATCCTCGATTTCGAGGGCACGGACCCGCAATCGGCCGCCTCGATCAACTTTTTCCTCAATGAAAACATGTTCAAGATGTTCTTCGGCATCTACATGATCATGGTCTTCGATCCGCAGATCCTGTTCAATGACGGGTTCTACGATCTGATCGAGGTGCGCATTCCCGAAGGCTCGCTGCTGAAGCCGCACTTCCCCGCCGCGCTTTCGGGCCGCACCCATGCGCTGGGCCGGATCTTCGACATTCTCGGCGGGCTGCTCGGGCAGAAGACGCCGGAATTCCTCAACGCCGCAGGCTTCTCCTCCTCCCCGCACCTGTTCTATTCGGGCTGGGACGCGCGCGAGGATGGGACGCGCGACTGGTTCCAGCTGTTCCAGATCGGCTTTGGCGGGATTCCGGGCCGTCCCCTCGGTGACGGGCCGGACGGGCATTCGCTGTGGCCGGGCTTCACCAATGTCCCCAACGAGTTCCTCGAACGCTACTTCCCGCTGCGCATCGAGCGTTACTCGACCGCGCCCGACAGCGGCGGGGCGGGGCTGCATCGCGGCGGCAACGGCATCCACATGACCTACCGCTTCCTCGCCGACGGCGAGATCGCGATCCATGACGACCGCTGGTTCGTGCCGCCCTGGGGCGTGAATGGCGGCCATCCGGGCGCGCGGGCGAGGAAGGTGCTGGAGCGGGCCGACGGCACCTCCGAAATCGTCGGCAACAAGGTCGAGAGCGTCGCGGTGAAGGCGGGTGATCTGCTGCACTTCATCACCTGGGGCGGCGGCGGCTGGGGTGACCCGCTGGCGCGCGATCCGGAACTGGTCGGCCTCGAAATCCGTCAGGGCCTCGTTACCCCCGAAGGCGCGCGCGCCTATGGCGTCGTGGCGGATGGCGAAGGCGTGGTGGACACCGCCGCAACTGCCGCCCTGCGCGCCGACATGTCGGCCAACAGGGGCGATCTGCCGCTGTTCGACTATGGCCCCGGCATCGAAGCCCTGCGCGCCAATTGCGAGGCCGAAACCGGCCTCCCTGCCCCGATCCAGCCGGTGTGGACCACCTTGCGGGAGGCAGCGGAATGA
- a CDS encoding CaiB/BaiF CoA transferase family protein — MSGALQGIKVVEMGQLLAGPFCGQLLGDMGADVVKIEPPGAGDPMRNWGQGDEKVQWEVIARNKRSVTCNLRVPEGQALAKRLIAEADVLIENFKPGTLERWGLSPAELHAINPGLIIARMSGYGQDGPYSDRAGFGGIGEAMGGWRYIVGEPDRPPSRMGISIGDTLCATYGCMGVLAALHHREKTGEGQVVDSALYEAVLQVMEGLVPEYDRNGVIRERTGAILKGIAPSNVYTCKDGVYMIGGNGDAIFARLCQAMGRPELASDERYATHIARGTHQDELDVLVNAWTSTLTVDEVDALMTEYSIPAGRVYRAPEMLADPHFQAREAIIEVETQARGKIKMQNAFPKLSKTPSTIRRPAPAKPGQDNAEVFAERLGMGTDELARLAEAGII, encoded by the coding sequence ATGAGCGGCGCCCTGCAAGGGATCAAGGTCGTCGAAATGGGCCAACTCCTCGCCGGCCCCTTCTGCGGCCAGCTGCTCGGCGACATGGGCGCGGATGTGGTGAAGATCGAGCCGCCGGGCGCGGGCGATCCGATGCGCAACTGGGGTCAGGGCGACGAGAAGGTGCAGTGGGAAGTGATCGCGCGCAACAAGCGTTCGGTCACCTGCAATCTGCGCGTGCCGGAAGGTCAGGCGCTCGCCAAGCGGCTGATTGCCGAGGCCGATGTGCTGATCGAGAACTTCAAACCCGGCACACTGGAACGCTGGGGCCTCAGCCCTGCCGAACTCCACGCCATCAACCCTGGCCTCATCATCGCCCGCATGTCGGGTTATGGGCAGGACGGGCCGTACAGCGACCGGGCCGGTTTCGGCGGGATCGGGGAGGCGATGGGCGGCTGGCGCTATATCGTCGGTGAGCCGGACCGTCCGCCCTCCCGCATGGGCATCTCGATCGGCGACACCCTGTGCGCGACCTATGGCTGCATGGGCGTGCTCGCCGCGCTCCATCACCGCGAGAAGACCGGCGAGGGGCAGGTAGTGGACTCTGCGCTTTACGAAGCGGTGTTGCAGGTGATGGAGGGCTTGGTCCCCGAATATGACCGCAACGGGGTGATCCGCGAACGCACCGGAGCAATCCTGAAGGGCATCGCGCCGTCGAACGTCTACACCTGCAAGGACGGCGTTTACATGATCGGCGGCAATGGCGATGCGATCTTCGCGCGGCTGTGCCAGGCGATGGGCCGCCCCGAACTTGCCAGCGACGAGCGTTATGCCACTCATATCGCCCGCGGGACCCATCAGGACGAGCTGGACGTGCTGGTCAATGCATGGACCAGCACGCTGACGGTGGACGAGGTCGATGCGCTGATGACCGAATATTCGATCCCCGCAGGCCGGGTCTACCGCGCGCCCGAAATGCTCGCCGATCCGCATTTTCAGGCGCGTGAGGCGATCATCGAGGTCGAGACGCAGGCGCGCGGCAAGATCAAGATGCAGAACGCCTTTCCCAAGCTCTCCAAGACCCCCAGCACCATCCGCCGCCCTGCCCCCGCTAAGCCGGGGCAGGACAATGCCGAGGTGTTTGCCGAGCGACTCGGTATGGGGACTGATGAACTTGCCCGACTGGCCGAGGCAGGAATCATCTGA
- a CDS encoding isochorismatase family protein, which produces MSDPSASDNYAGVYEGRLQPGSRPALVIVDVVMAYLTEDSALFMDTAAAARDSNVRLAAAARAAGVPVVFTNVQYKPDGSDGGVFYRKAPVLKAFIEGSPLGAFPPELTPQPGDKVFTKQYPSAFFGTGLAETLHAEGIDTVLITGYSTSGCVRASALDAMQYGFIPLVVREACADRHPAPHDANLFDLQAKYAEVIFETDALAVIGRSSA; this is translated from the coding sequence ATGAGCGACCCTTCGGCATCGGACAATTACGCCGGGGTCTATGAAGGGCGACTCCAGCCCGGCAGCCGCCCGGCACTGGTGATTGTCGATGTGGTGATGGCGTACCTCACCGAAGACTCGGCGCTGTTCATGGACACCGCCGCCGCCGCGCGAGACAGCAATGTGCGCCTCGCAGCAGCGGCCCGCGCAGCAGGCGTGCCGGTGGTGTTCACCAATGTCCAGTACAAGCCCGACGGGTCGGACGGCGGGGTGTTCTACCGCAAGGCCCCGGTGCTCAAGGCCTTCATCGAAGGTTCGCCGCTCGGCGCTTTCCCGCCCGAACTCACCCCGCAGCCGGGCGACAAAGTGTTCACCAAGCAATACCCCAGCGCCTTCTTTGGCACGGGTCTGGCCGAGACGCTCCATGCCGAGGGCATCGATACGGTTCTGATCACCGGCTATTCGACCAGCGGCTGCGTCCGCGCCAGCGCGCTCGACGCGATGCAATATGGCTTTATCCCGCTCGTCGTGCGCGAGGCCTGCGCTGATCGTCACCCCGCCCCGCACGATGCAAACCTGTTCGACCTTCAGGCCAAATATGCTGAGGTCATCTTCGAAACAGACGCGCTGGCGGTAATCGGTCGTTCCAGCGCCTGA
- a CDS encoding c-type cytochrome, which yields MPAKAFGLSAAGVLAALAGFAWLAADHDTPSLSQPKLGEDADAAMRGAAVFAGGAFGGISLTALETNAVPFKLVAAALVLEEQARDPATPADLATLRRVMQRFGFLYPIEVDGLPDGVRLTLAEKPLGMTHGMIAPIGGAQVEIANLGCAACHGGVAYASDGTPEPQRAVLGMPNTSLDLESYTQAVFVALRRHADSPALLEMAERLFPEMGWRERVSLRWIVLPLARDRLDRLAGKDRALPFPNGLPGATNGVAALKLQSGTPFLGGGMEDRGFVSIPDLALRHRRSRLLADGAYATPSGTANLRELAAITSFFTVPSMGVKPEEARRHIPDAEAIFAWLADYRPQAFPGPVDLGDAERGAAIYAAGCAACHGRVDWNGGAPRLLSYPDWIGDVGTDPLRAAAIDEPLAAAIRGSAYGKAIIVRPGDGYAAPPLAGVWSSAPYLHNGSVPSLAALLDPRLRPARFMVGGHALDWESMGLLLTPEGTYPEGYLPFAMPQWVDTSQPGLSNSGHRYGSELTLQERRALIEFLKLL from the coding sequence ATGCCAGCAAAAGCTTTCGGCCTGAGCGCAGCGGGGGTGCTTGCCGCGCTGGCCGGTTTTGCGTGGCTGGCGGCCGATCATGATACCCCTTCCCTCTCCCAGCCAAAACTCGGTGAGGATGCTGATGCGGCCATGCGGGGGGCAGCAGTTTTTGCCGGGGGCGCGTTCGGCGGCATATCTCTGACCGCACTCGAAACAAACGCCGTGCCGTTCAAGCTGGTGGCCGCGGCGCTTGTGCTGGAGGAACAGGCCCGCGACCCTGCCACCCCAGCCGACCTTGCGACCTTGCGTCGTGTGATGCAGCGGTTCGGCTTTCTGTACCCAATCGAGGTCGATGGTCTGCCTGACGGGGTACGTCTGACATTGGCGGAAAAGCCGCTTGGCATGACCCATGGCATGATCGCGCCGATTGGCGGAGCGCAGGTGGAGATCGCCAATCTCGGCTGTGCTGCGTGCCATGGCGGGGTCGCCTACGCCTCGGACGGAACCCCTGAGCCGCAGCGCGCAGTGCTGGGCATGCCCAACACCTCACTCGATCTCGAAAGCTACACTCAGGCGGTGTTCGTGGCGCTGCGCCGCCATGCCGACAGCCCGGCGCTGCTGGAAATGGCCGAGCGATTGTTCCCCGAAATGGGGTGGCGGGAACGTGTCTCGCTGCGCTGGATCGTGCTGCCGCTGGCGCGCGATCGGCTTGACAGGCTGGCGGGAAAAGATCGTGCTCTGCCTTTTCCCAATGGCCTGCCCGGCGCAACCAATGGCGTTGCGGCACTCAAGCTGCAGAGCGGTACACCGTTTCTCGGCGGAGGCATGGAAGATCGCGGCTTTGTCTCGATTCCCGACCTTGCGCTGCGCCATCGCCGCAGCCGTCTGCTGGCCGATGGTGCCTACGCCACCCCGTCGGGCACAGCAAACCTGCGCGAGCTGGCGGCGATCACCAGCTTCTTCACCGTGCCGAGCATGGGGGTAAAGCCCGAAGAAGCCCGCCGACATATCCCTGATGCCGAAGCGATTTTTGCGTGGCTTGCCGATTACCGCCCACAGGCCTTTCCAGGCCCTGTCGATTTGGGCGATGCCGAACGCGGGGCCGCGATCTATGCTGCTGGCTGTGCCGCATGCCATGGGCGGGTCGACTGGAATGGGGGAGCGCCCCGGCTATTATCCTACCCTGACTGGATCGGCGATGTCGGCACTGACCCGCTGCGCGCCGCCGCGATTGACGAACCGCTCGCTGCAGCGATCCGCGGTTCGGCCTATGGCAAGGCGATCATCGTCAGGCCGGGCGATGGCTATGCCGCACCGCCGCTGGCGGGGGTCTGGTCTTCGGCACCCTACCTTCACAATGGTTCAGTGCCGAGCCTTGCTGCGCTGCTTGATCCGCGCCTGCGCCCGGCGCGCTTCATGGTCGGTGGCCACGCGCTGGACTGGGAGAGCATGGGCCTGCTCCTGACGCCAGAGGGCACCTATCCCGAAGGCTATCTGCCCTTCGCCATGCCGCAATGGGTAGACACCAGCCAGCCCGGACTGAGCAATAGCGGGCACCGCTATGGCAGCGAA